A window of Gouania willdenowi chromosome 12, fGouWil2.1, whole genome shotgun sequence contains these coding sequences:
- the hook3 gene encoding protein Hook homolog 3 isoform X2 encodes MTTSQCLDRMELCESLLTWIQTFGVEAQCKTIDDLTSGIVMAQTLQKIDAVYFNDAWISRIKPEVGDNWRLKISNLKKILKGILDYNQEILGQHINDFTLPDVTLIGEHSDAAELGRMLQLILGCAVNCEQKQEYIQTIMMMEESVQHVVMTAIQELMSKETPVAGGNDSYSDLDRQLKKTAEELNEALSTKEEIAQRCRELDMQVAALQEEKSSLLAENQILMERLNQSDSIEDINSPAGRRHLQLQTQLEQLQEETFRLEAAKDDYRIRCEELEKEILDVKSQNEELTSLADEAQSLKDEMDVLRHSSDKVSKLEGIVEHYKKKLEDIGLLRRQNKLVEEKNTALMQTNVGLEEELRKANAAKGQLETYKRQVVELQNRLSEESKKADKNEFEYKRVKEKVDALQKEKDRMRTERDSLKETIEELHCVQAQEGQLTSGLFPLGTNDSTDSLAAEITTPEIREHLIRLQHENKMLKLAQEGSDNEKIALLQSLLEDASRRKNELETENRLINQRLLEEQGQVEELQKMVQEQGSKADDSSLLKKKYEEHMEKLRELNNELLKKNTLIDEMEPKYSASSQRVEELEDALKKKDDDMKQMEERYKKYLEKAKSVIRTLDPKQNQGSGPEVQALKNQLQEKERMLHSLEKEMDKTKSQRDHEEKLIVSAWYNMGMSLQKKAAEERLANTGSGQSFLARQRQATSTRRSYPGHVQPATASDVTA; translated from the exons atCCAGACCTTTGGAGTGGAGGCACAATGTAAGACTATAGATGACTTAACCAGTGGTATCGTCATGGCCCAAACCCTGCAGAAAAT TGATGCAGTGTATTTCAACGATGCATGGATTAGCAGAATCAAGCCAGAGGTTGGAGATAACTGGAGATTAAAG atCAGCAATCTAAAGAAAATCCTAAAAGGCATCTTAGATTATAACCAGGAG ATCTTAGGCCAGCACATCAATGACTTCACCCTGCCTGACGTTACCCTCATCGGAGAACACTCTGACGCAGCAGAACTCGGGAGGATGTTGCAGCTCATATTAGGCTGTGCTGTCAACTGTGAGCAAaaacaag AATATATCCAGACCATAATGATGATGGAGGAGTCGGTGCAGCATGTCGTCATGACAGCCATCCAAGAG CTAATGAGCAAGGAGACTCCAGTCGCTGGTGGAAATGACTCATATTCAGATCTAGACAGACAG ctAAAGAAGACAGCTGAGGAATTAAATGAAGCATTGTCCACCAAGGAAGAGATCGCACAGAGGTGTCGAGAGCTTGACATGCAG GTGGCCGCCCTGCAGGAGGAGAAGAGCAGCTTGCTAGCCGAAAACCAAATCCTAATGGAGAGGCTAAACCAGTCAGACTCCATAGAGGACATCAACAGCCCAGCAGGTCGCAGACATCTCCAGCTGCAAACACAGCTGGAGCAACTACAGGAAGAGACTTTCAG GTTGGAGGCAGCAAAAGATGACTACCGGATTCGCTGTGAGGAGCTGGAAAAAGAGATTTTAGATGTGAAGTCGCAGAACGAGGAGCTCACATCACTCGCTGATGAAGCCCAATCTCTAAAAGACGAAATGGATGTACTCAG GCATTCATCTGACAAAGTGTCCAAACTAGAAGGAATTGTGGAGCATTACAAAAAGAAACTAGAGGACATAGGGCTTCTTAGAAGACAG AATAAACTTGTGGAAGAGAAGAACACAGCTTTAATGCAAACCAACGTGGGCTTGGAGGAGGAGCTGAGAAAGGCCAACGCTGCAAAGGGCCAGTTGGAGACATACAAGAGACAG GTGGTGGAACTTCAAAACCGGCTGTCGGAAGAATCCAAAAAGGCTGACAAGAATGAGTTTGAGTACAAGCGTGTTAAGGAGAAAGTGGATGCCCTACAGAAAGAAAAAGAT CGAATGCGGACTGAACGAGACTCACTAAAGGAAACTATTGAGGAACTtcactgtgtccaagcacaggAGGGTCAGCTCACATCAG GTTTGTTTCCACTCGGCACCAATGACAGCACTGATTCTTTGGCTGCAGAGATCACCACTCCAGAGATAAG GGAACATTTAATCCGCCTCCAACATGAGAACAAAATGCTGAAACTGGCCCAGGAAGGATCAGACAATGAGAAGATCGCACTGCTGCAGAGTCTTTTAGAGGACGCCAGCAGGAGGAAAAACGAACTGGAAACTGAAAATAG GTTGATCAATCAGCGGCTGTTGGAGGAACAGGGTCAGGTGGAGGAACTACAGAAGATGGTTCAGGAACAAGGCTCCAAAGCAGACGAT TCTTCTCTTCTGAAGAAGAAATACGAGGAGCACAT GGAAAAGTTACGAGAGCTGAACAACGAGCTTTTGAAGAAAAACACTCTCATTGATGAAATGGAGCCAAAATACAGCGCCAGCT CCCAACGAGTAGAAGAGCTGGAGGATGCTTTAAAGAAGAAAGATGATGACATGAAGCAGATGGAAGAAAGATATAAGAAATACCTTGAAAAGGCGAAGAGT gTGATCCGGACCCTGGATCCTAAGCAGAACCAAGGATCGGGTCCAGAGGTCCAGGCTCTAAAAAACCAGCTGCAGGAGAAGGAGAGGATGTTGCATTCATTGGAG AAAGAAATGGACAAGACGAAGAGTCAGAGAGACCACGAGGAGAAACTGATTGTGTCTGCATGGTACAACATG GGAatgtctctgcagaagaaggcGGCTGAGGAGCGCCTGGCCAACACAGGCTCTGGTCAGTCATTCCTGGCCCGACAGAGACAAGCCACCAGCACGCGGCGCTCCTACCCAGGCCACGTCCAGCCTGCCACTGCAAG CGATGTCACTGCATGA
- the hook3 gene encoding protein Hook homolog 3 isoform X1 produces MTTSQCLDRMELCESLLTWIQTFGVEAQCKTIDDLTSGIVMAQTLQKIDAVYFNDAWISRIKPEVGDNWRLKISNLKKILKGILDYNQEILGQHINDFTLPDVTLIGEHSDAAELGRMLQLILGCAVNCEQKQEYIQTIMMMEESVQHVVMTAIQELMSKETPVAGGNDSYSDLDRQLKKTAEELNEALSTKEEIAQRCRELDMQALHVQEERDRLRLDYNELEERVAALQEEKSSLLAENQILMERLNQSDSIEDINSPAGRRHLQLQTQLEQLQEETFRLEAAKDDYRIRCEELEKEILDVKSQNEELTSLADEAQSLKDEMDVLRHSSDKVSKLEGIVEHYKKKLEDIGLLRRQNKLVEEKNTALMQTNVGLEEELRKANAAKGQLETYKRQVVELQNRLSEESKKADKNEFEYKRVKEKVDALQKEKDRMRTERDSLKETIEELHCVQAQEGQLTSGLFPLGTNDSTDSLAAEITTPEIREHLIRLQHENKMLKLAQEGSDNEKIALLQSLLEDASRRKNELETENRLINQRLLEEQGQVEELQKMVQEQGSKADDSSLLKKKYEEHMEKLRELNNELLKKNTLIDEMEPKYSASSQRVEELEDALKKKDDDMKQMEERYKKYLEKAKSVIRTLDPKQNQGSGPEVQALKNQLQEKERMLHSLEKEMDKTKSQRDHEEKLIVSAWYNMGMSLQKKAAEERLANTGSGQSFLARQRQATSTRRSYPGHVQPATASDVTA; encoded by the exons atCCAGACCTTTGGAGTGGAGGCACAATGTAAGACTATAGATGACTTAACCAGTGGTATCGTCATGGCCCAAACCCTGCAGAAAAT TGATGCAGTGTATTTCAACGATGCATGGATTAGCAGAATCAAGCCAGAGGTTGGAGATAACTGGAGATTAAAG atCAGCAATCTAAAGAAAATCCTAAAAGGCATCTTAGATTATAACCAGGAG ATCTTAGGCCAGCACATCAATGACTTCACCCTGCCTGACGTTACCCTCATCGGAGAACACTCTGACGCAGCAGAACTCGGGAGGATGTTGCAGCTCATATTAGGCTGTGCTGTCAACTGTGAGCAAaaacaag AATATATCCAGACCATAATGATGATGGAGGAGTCGGTGCAGCATGTCGTCATGACAGCCATCCAAGAG CTAATGAGCAAGGAGACTCCAGTCGCTGGTGGAAATGACTCATATTCAGATCTAGACAGACAG ctAAAGAAGACAGCTGAGGAATTAAATGAAGCATTGTCCACCAAGGAAGAGATCGCACAGAGGTGTCGAGAGCTTGACATGCAG GCCCTCCACGTTCAAGAGGAGCGTGATAGACTGAGGTTAGACTATAATGAGCTAGAAGAGAGG GTGGCCGCCCTGCAGGAGGAGAAGAGCAGCTTGCTAGCCGAAAACCAAATCCTAATGGAGAGGCTAAACCAGTCAGACTCCATAGAGGACATCAACAGCCCAGCAGGTCGCAGACATCTCCAGCTGCAAACACAGCTGGAGCAACTACAGGAAGAGACTTTCAG GTTGGAGGCAGCAAAAGATGACTACCGGATTCGCTGTGAGGAGCTGGAAAAAGAGATTTTAGATGTGAAGTCGCAGAACGAGGAGCTCACATCACTCGCTGATGAAGCCCAATCTCTAAAAGACGAAATGGATGTACTCAG GCATTCATCTGACAAAGTGTCCAAACTAGAAGGAATTGTGGAGCATTACAAAAAGAAACTAGAGGACATAGGGCTTCTTAGAAGACAG AATAAACTTGTGGAAGAGAAGAACACAGCTTTAATGCAAACCAACGTGGGCTTGGAGGAGGAGCTGAGAAAGGCCAACGCTGCAAAGGGCCAGTTGGAGACATACAAGAGACAG GTGGTGGAACTTCAAAACCGGCTGTCGGAAGAATCCAAAAAGGCTGACAAGAATGAGTTTGAGTACAAGCGTGTTAAGGAGAAAGTGGATGCCCTACAGAAAGAAAAAGAT CGAATGCGGACTGAACGAGACTCACTAAAGGAAACTATTGAGGAACTtcactgtgtccaagcacaggAGGGTCAGCTCACATCAG GTTTGTTTCCACTCGGCACCAATGACAGCACTGATTCTTTGGCTGCAGAGATCACCACTCCAGAGATAAG GGAACATTTAATCCGCCTCCAACATGAGAACAAAATGCTGAAACTGGCCCAGGAAGGATCAGACAATGAGAAGATCGCACTGCTGCAGAGTCTTTTAGAGGACGCCAGCAGGAGGAAAAACGAACTGGAAACTGAAAATAG GTTGATCAATCAGCGGCTGTTGGAGGAACAGGGTCAGGTGGAGGAACTACAGAAGATGGTTCAGGAACAAGGCTCCAAAGCAGACGAT TCTTCTCTTCTGAAGAAGAAATACGAGGAGCACAT GGAAAAGTTACGAGAGCTGAACAACGAGCTTTTGAAGAAAAACACTCTCATTGATGAAATGGAGCCAAAATACAGCGCCAGCT CCCAACGAGTAGAAGAGCTGGAGGATGCTTTAAAGAAGAAAGATGATGACATGAAGCAGATGGAAGAAAGATATAAGAAATACCTTGAAAAGGCGAAGAGT gTGATCCGGACCCTGGATCCTAAGCAGAACCAAGGATCGGGTCCAGAGGTCCAGGCTCTAAAAAACCAGCTGCAGGAGAAGGAGAGGATGTTGCATTCATTGGAG AAAGAAATGGACAAGACGAAGAGTCAGAGAGACCACGAGGAGAAACTGATTGTGTCTGCATGGTACAACATG GGAatgtctctgcagaagaaggcGGCTGAGGAGCGCCTGGCCAACACAGGCTCTGGTCAGTCATTCCTGGCCCGACAGAGACAAGCCACCAGCACGCGGCGCTCCTACCCAGGCCACGTCCAGCCTGCCACTGCAAG CGATGTCACTGCATGA
- the hook3 gene encoding protein Hook homolog 3 isoform X3 gives MTTSQCLDRMELCESLLTWIQTFGVEAQCKTIDDLTSGIVMAQTLQKIDAVYFNDAWISRIKPEVGDNWRLKISNLKKILKGILDYNQEILGQHINDFTLPDVTLIGEHSDAAELGRMLQLILGCAVNCEQKQEYIQTIMMMEESVQHVVMTAIQELMSKETPVAGGNDSYSDLDRQLKKTAEELNEALSTKEEIAQRCRELDMQVAALQEEKSSLLAENQILMERLNQSDSIEDINSPAGRRHLQLQTQLEQLQEETFRLEAAKDDYRIRCEELEKEILDVKSQNEELTSLADEAQSLKDEMDVLRHSSDKVSKLEGIVEHYKKKLEDIGLLRRQNKLVEEKNTALMQTNVGLEEELRKANAAKGQLETYKRQVVELQNRLSEESKKADKNEFEYKRVKEKVDALQKEKDRMRTERDSLKETIEELHCVQAQEGQLTSGLFPLGTNDSTDSLAAEITTPEIREHLIRLQHENKMLKLAQEGSDNEKIALLQSLLEDASRRKNELETENRLINQRLLEEQGQVEELQKMVQEQGSKADDSSLLKKKYEEHMEKLRELNNELLKKNTLIDEMEPKYSASSQRVEELEDALKKKDDDMKQMEERYKKYLEKAKSVIRTLDPKQNQGSGPEVQALKNQLQEKERMLHSLEKEMDKTKSQRDHEEKLIVSAWYNMGMSLQKKAAEERLANTGSGQSFLARQRQATSTRRSYPGHVQPATAR, from the exons atCCAGACCTTTGGAGTGGAGGCACAATGTAAGACTATAGATGACTTAACCAGTGGTATCGTCATGGCCCAAACCCTGCAGAAAAT TGATGCAGTGTATTTCAACGATGCATGGATTAGCAGAATCAAGCCAGAGGTTGGAGATAACTGGAGATTAAAG atCAGCAATCTAAAGAAAATCCTAAAAGGCATCTTAGATTATAACCAGGAG ATCTTAGGCCAGCACATCAATGACTTCACCCTGCCTGACGTTACCCTCATCGGAGAACACTCTGACGCAGCAGAACTCGGGAGGATGTTGCAGCTCATATTAGGCTGTGCTGTCAACTGTGAGCAAaaacaag AATATATCCAGACCATAATGATGATGGAGGAGTCGGTGCAGCATGTCGTCATGACAGCCATCCAAGAG CTAATGAGCAAGGAGACTCCAGTCGCTGGTGGAAATGACTCATATTCAGATCTAGACAGACAG ctAAAGAAGACAGCTGAGGAATTAAATGAAGCATTGTCCACCAAGGAAGAGATCGCACAGAGGTGTCGAGAGCTTGACATGCAG GTGGCCGCCCTGCAGGAGGAGAAGAGCAGCTTGCTAGCCGAAAACCAAATCCTAATGGAGAGGCTAAACCAGTCAGACTCCATAGAGGACATCAACAGCCCAGCAGGTCGCAGACATCTCCAGCTGCAAACACAGCTGGAGCAACTACAGGAAGAGACTTTCAG GTTGGAGGCAGCAAAAGATGACTACCGGATTCGCTGTGAGGAGCTGGAAAAAGAGATTTTAGATGTGAAGTCGCAGAACGAGGAGCTCACATCACTCGCTGATGAAGCCCAATCTCTAAAAGACGAAATGGATGTACTCAG GCATTCATCTGACAAAGTGTCCAAACTAGAAGGAATTGTGGAGCATTACAAAAAGAAACTAGAGGACATAGGGCTTCTTAGAAGACAG AATAAACTTGTGGAAGAGAAGAACACAGCTTTAATGCAAACCAACGTGGGCTTGGAGGAGGAGCTGAGAAAGGCCAACGCTGCAAAGGGCCAGTTGGAGACATACAAGAGACAG GTGGTGGAACTTCAAAACCGGCTGTCGGAAGAATCCAAAAAGGCTGACAAGAATGAGTTTGAGTACAAGCGTGTTAAGGAGAAAGTGGATGCCCTACAGAAAGAAAAAGAT CGAATGCGGACTGAACGAGACTCACTAAAGGAAACTATTGAGGAACTtcactgtgtccaagcacaggAGGGTCAGCTCACATCAG GTTTGTTTCCACTCGGCACCAATGACAGCACTGATTCTTTGGCTGCAGAGATCACCACTCCAGAGATAAG GGAACATTTAATCCGCCTCCAACATGAGAACAAAATGCTGAAACTGGCCCAGGAAGGATCAGACAATGAGAAGATCGCACTGCTGCAGAGTCTTTTAGAGGACGCCAGCAGGAGGAAAAACGAACTGGAAACTGAAAATAG GTTGATCAATCAGCGGCTGTTGGAGGAACAGGGTCAGGTGGAGGAACTACAGAAGATGGTTCAGGAACAAGGCTCCAAAGCAGACGAT TCTTCTCTTCTGAAGAAGAAATACGAGGAGCACAT GGAAAAGTTACGAGAGCTGAACAACGAGCTTTTGAAGAAAAACACTCTCATTGATGAAATGGAGCCAAAATACAGCGCCAGCT CCCAACGAGTAGAAGAGCTGGAGGATGCTTTAAAGAAGAAAGATGATGACATGAAGCAGATGGAAGAAAGATATAAGAAATACCTTGAAAAGGCGAAGAGT gTGATCCGGACCCTGGATCCTAAGCAGAACCAAGGATCGGGTCCAGAGGTCCAGGCTCTAAAAAACCAGCTGCAGGAGAAGGAGAGGATGTTGCATTCATTGGAG AAAGAAATGGACAAGACGAAGAGTCAGAGAGACCACGAGGAGAAACTGATTGTGTCTGCATGGTACAACATG GGAatgtctctgcagaagaaggcGGCTGAGGAGCGCCTGGCCAACACAGGCTCTGGTCAGTCATTCCTGGCCCGACAGAGACAAGCCACCAGCACGCGGCGCTCCTACCCAGGCCACGTCCAGCCTGCCACTGCAAGGTAG